In Saccharomyces paradoxus chromosome VIII, complete sequence, the genomic window TTGTATTATTATGACTCAAAATTCTATTATGTTTGCCGGTACCGGCCTTTatgctttgaaaaaaaaaacatctgaaaaaaatggcacTATAAAGAGAGCTAGTGGTAACTACTACATATTCCCATGAATAACCACCCTTATAAACGAAAATCGGCTAGAAATTTAACATACTAAATATGTTACAAAGAcattctttgaaattggGGAAATTCTCCATCAGAACTCTCGCCACTGGTGCTCCATTGGATGCATCTAAATTAAAAATCACCAGAAACCCAAATCCATCCAAGCCAAGACCAAATGAGGAATTAGTGTTTGGCCAAACATTCACCGATCACATGTTGACCATTCCTTGGTCAGCCAAAGAAGGGTGGGGTACTCCACACATCAAACCTTATGGTAATCTTTCTCTCGACCCATCTGCTTGTGTGTTCCATTATGCATTTGAGTTATTTGAGGGTTTGAAAGCCTACAGAACTCCTCAAAATACCATCACTATGTTCCGTCCGGATAAGAACATGACTCGTATGAACAAGTCGGCCGCTAGAATTTGTTTACCAACCTTCGAATCTGAGGAATTAATCAAGCTTACCGGTAAATTAATCGAGCAAGATAAGCACTTGGTTCCTCAAGGAAATGGTTACTCATTATACATTAGACCAACAATGATTGGTACATCCAAAGGTTTAGGTGTTGGTACTCCTTCCGAGGCTCTTCTTTACGTTATCACATCTCCAGTTGGTCCTTATTACAAGACTGGTTTCAAAGCTGTACGTCTTGAAGCGACAGACTATGCTACAAGAGCTTGGCCAGGTGGTGTTGGTGACAAGAAGTTGGGTGCTAACTATGCCCCATGCATTTTACCTCAATTACAAGCTGCCGAAAGAGGATACCAACAAAACCTATGGCTGTTCGGACCAGAAAAGAACATCACTGAGGTCGGTACCATGAACGTGTTCTTCGTATTCCTCAACAAAGTTACTGGGAAGAAAGAGTTGGTTACTGCTCCATTGGACGGTACTATTTTAGAAGGTGTTACCAGAGACTCTGTCTTAACTTTGGCTCGTGACAAACTAGATCCTCAAGAGTGGGACATCAACGAACGTTATTACACCATTACTGAGGTCGCTACTAGGGCACAACAAGGTGAGCTACTGGAAGCCTTTGGTTCCGGTACTGCTGCTGTCGTCTCCCCTATCAAGGAAATCGGCTGGAACAACGAAGATATCCATGTTCCATTATTGCCTGGTGAACAATGTGGTGCATTGACCAAGCAAGTCGCCCAATGGATTGCTGATATTCAATACGGTAGAGTCAATTATGGCAACTGGTCCAAGACTGTTGCCGACTTGAATTAATGATAAATGAAGGCGAAatcccaaaaaaaaaaaacaatttcTGTATTTCTCTCACTTTATTCACGTAGATACATACTTTACAATTCCTATtagatttatttattatttaagAAATACTGGATTATTACTATGGCCCATACTAGTCGTCACGGAGCTTCTTACGTTCTTTGGGATTTTCCATCCGACGACTTGGTACATTGTTGAATTTCGTAGAGATAGCTTCGTAATTTAATTACCAAGAGATCACTGAACTttgaatataaaagaaaatgcgGCAAGACCCCAAGACAGTTGTTTgtgcaaaaaataatataatgCAGCTCTGGATGGTTTCGAAAGGTAAAATTCTTGCGTGGTTCAGAGGA contains:
- the BAT1 gene encoding branched-chain-amino-acid transaminase BAT1 (Mitochondrial branched-chain amino acid (BCAA) aminotransferase~similar to YHR208W) codes for the protein MLQRHSLKLGKFSIRTLATGAPLDASKLKITRNPNPSKPRPNEELVFGQTFTDHMLTIPWSAKEGWGTPHIKPYGNLSLDPSACVFHYAFELFEGLKAYRTPQNTITMFRPDKNMTRMNKSAARICLPTFESEELIKLTGKLIEQDKHLVPQGNGYSLYIRPTMIGTSKGLGVGTPSEALLYVITSPVGPYYKTGFKAVRLEATDYATRAWPGGVGDKKLGANYAPCILPQLQAAERGYQQNLWLFGPEKNITEVGTMNVFFVFLNKVTGKKELVTAPLDGTILEGVTRDSVLTLARDKLDPQEWDINERYYTITEVATRAQQGELLEAFGSGTAAVVSPIKEIGWNNEDIHVPLLPGEQCGALTKQVAQWIADIQYGRVNYGNWSKTVADLN